One Fusarium poae strain DAOMC 252244 chromosome 4, whole genome shotgun sequence DNA window includes the following coding sequences:
- the PAM18 gene encoding mitochondrial import inner membrane translocase subunit TIM14 (TransMembrane:1 (o6-25i)~BUSCO:59131at5125) codes for MASVMAWGAGAAVAAFLGRAGLVAWRRSRGGVGAMGKAFYKGGFEPKMNKKEATLILSLNERAITKDKIRKAHRTLMLLNHPDRGGSPYLATKVNEAKEFLDKNG; via the exons ATGGCTTCTGTTATGGCATGGGGCGCCGGCGCTGCCGTTGCGGCCTTTTTG GGTCGAGCTGGTCTGGTCGCATGGAGACGCTCACGAGGCGGCGTTGGAGCCATGGGCAAGGCTTTCTACAAGGGTGGTTTTGAGCCCAAGATGAACAAGAAGGAGGCTACTTTGATCCTATCTCTCAA CGAGCGAGCCATTACCAAGGATAAGATCCGCAAGGCCCACCGAACCCTCATGCTTCTTAACCATCCCGATCGAGGCGGTAGTCCTTATCTTGCGACAAAGGTGAACGAGGCCAAGGAGTTCCTGGACAAGAACGGTTAA
- the RLP24 gene encoding ATPase-activating ribosome biosynthesis protein (BUSCO:51076at5125), which translates to MRIETCYFCSRPAYPSKGITFVRNDARVFRFCRSKCHKNFKMKRNPRKLKWTKAFRKAAGKEMTVDSTLQFAARRNVPVRYDRELMGKTLKAMERVSEIRQRRERVFYKKRMAGKRERELATARKLVAENEHLLPRMRGSEKKRLRELGLGEEEIEEMEPERQQSKVFGGEKKRVAIALEVDDDEDDDEEGESGMFDDEDDEDDDEDDDEMGDVDMED; encoded by the exons ATGAG AATCGAAACCTGTTATTTTTGCAGTCGCCCTGCTTACCCCAGCAAGGGTATCACCTTTGTGCGCAACGATGCCCGAGTCTTTCGATTCTGCCGCAGCAAGTGCCACAAGAAC TTCAAGATGAAGCGTAACCCTCGCAAGCTGAAGTGGACAAAGGCTTTCCGCAAGGCCGCCGGCAAGGAGATGACGGTCGACTCTACTCTGCAGTTCGCCGCCCGCCGCAACGTTCCCGTCCGCTACGACCGAGAGCTCATGGGCAAGACCCTCAAGGCCATGGAGCGTGTCTCCGAGATCCGCCAACGTCGCGAGCGCGTATTCTACAAGAAGCGCATGGCTGGCAAGCGTGAGCGTGAGCTCGCCACCGCCCGCAAGCTCGTCGCTGAGAACGAGCATCTCCTGCCCCGCATGCGCGGTAGCGAGAAGAAGCGCCTGCGCGAGCTTGGCCTGGGAGAGGAGGAgattgaggagatggagCCTGAGCGCCAGCAGTCCAAGGTTTTCGGtggcgagaagaagagagtcGCCATTGCTCTTGAGgttgacgacgacgaggacgatgacgaagaggGAGAGAGCGGCATGtttgacgatgaagacgatgaggatgacgacgaggacgatgatgagatggGCGATGTCGACATGGAAGACTGA